One window from the genome of Paramormyrops kingsleyae isolate MSU_618 chromosome 3, PKINGS_0.4, whole genome shotgun sequence encodes:
- the LOC111843115 gene encoding cleavage and polyadenylation specificity factor subunit 6 isoform X1 produces the protein MADGVDHIDIYADVEEEFNQESDYNVHEQIDLYDDVISPSANNGDAPEDRDYMDSLPPPVGGDGGKGAPSNVVYTYTGKRVALYIGNLTWWTTDEDLTEGIRSLGVNDVLEIKFFENRANGQSKGFALVCVGSEASSRKLLELLPKRELHGQNPLVTPCNKQSLSQFEMQSRKSTGTQSGQMSGEGKAGPPGGGPRGGFPLGRGRGRFPGPAGPPGDRFPGPIGHGGPPLHFPGLPGPPRPPSGPPGPPGPPGPPLPGQGLPPPVSGPPNRGDRPMPPVLFPGQFGQPPLGPLPPGPPPPVPGYGPPPGPPPPQQGPPPPGPYPPRPPGPIGPPLGLAPPPHMGGPPPGGPPPAPHVNPAFFPPPGNGAMPSSDNRGPPPNDPYGRPPPYDRGDFGPGGREMDTARAPLSDAEFEEIMNRNRAISSSAISRAVSDASAADYGSAIETLVTAISLIKQSKVSADDRCKVLISSLQDCLHGIESKSYGSASRRRERSRERDHSRSREKSRRHKSRSRERHEDYYRERSRDRERHRDRDRDRERDRDREREYRHR, from the exons ATGGCGGACGGCGTAGACCATATCGACATCTACGCCGATGTGGAAGAGGAGTTTAACCAG GAGTCCGACTACAACGTCCATGAGCAGATAGACCTGTACGATGATGTCATCTCACCCTCCGCCAACAACGGCGATGCCCCAGAAGACCGAGACTACATGGACAGCCTCCCCCCACCTGTAGGTGGCGATGGAGGCAAAGGGGCTCCATCCAATGTGGTCTACACCTACACTGGGAAGCGCGTCGCCCTATACATTGGCAACCTGACCTGG TGGACGACAGATGAGGACCTGACTGAAGGAATTCGCTCGTTGGGCGTGAATGACGTGCTGGAGATCAAGTTCTTTGAAAACCGTGCGAACGGCCAGTCAAAAGG GTTTGCCCTAGTCTGCGTGGGCTCTGAGGCCTCCTCCAGGAAGCTGCTGGAGCTCCTCCCCAAACGGGAGCTTCACGGCCAGAACCCCCTGGTCACGCCATGCAACAAGCAGTCGCTCAGCCAGTTCGAGATGCAGTCCAGAAAAA GTACAGGCACGCAGTCGGGACAGATGTCCGGAGAGGGCAAGGCGGGTCCCCCAGGTGGCGGACCACGCGGTGGGTTCCCCCTGGGTCGTGGCAGGGGACGCTTCCccggcccggccgggcccccTGGAGACCGCTTTCCAGGGCCCATCGGACATGGGGGCCCCCCTCTCCATTTCCCAG gTCTGCCGGGTCCCCCGCGGCCCCCAAGTGGCCCCCCGGGGCCTCCTGGGCCTCCTGGGCCCCCACTTCCTGGACAGGGCCTCCCACCTCCTGTGTCTGGCCCCCCAAACCGGGGCGACCGCCCCATGCCCCCAGTCCTGTTCCCGGGCCAGTTTGGCCAGCCCCCTTTAGGTCCTCTTCCTCCAGGCCCCCCACCTCCTGTCCCCGGCTATGGGCCACCTCCAggtcccccccctccacagcaGGGCCCGCCTCCCCCAGGACCCTACCCTCCACGGCCCCCTGGCCCCATCGGCCCACCCCTCGGGCtggcccccccaccacacatGGGTGGTCCTCCCCCCGGcggcccccccccagcccctcacGTGAACCCGGCATTCTTCCCTCCACCCGGAAACGGTGCCATGCCGTCATCTGACAATCGCGGGCCCCCCCCTAATGACCCCTATGGCCGCCCCCCACCATACGACAGAGGAGACTTCGGCCCCGGTGGCAG GGAGATGGACACAGCTCGAGCTCCCCTGAGCGACGCCGAGTTTGAGGAGATCATGAACCGCAACCGGGCCATCTCCAGCAGCGCCATCTCCAGGGCGGTATCGGACGCCAGCGCAG CTGATTACGGCAGCGCCATCGAGACGCTGGTCACGGCCATCTCCCTCATCAAGCAGTCCAAGGTGTCGGCAGACGATCGCTGCAAAGTGCTCATCAGCTCCCTGCAGGACTGCTTGCACGGCATCGAGTCCAAGTCCTATGGTTCTGCTTCTAG AAGACGGGAGAGGTCTAGGGAGAGGGACCACAGCCGCTCACGGGAGAAGAGCCGCCGGCACAAGTCGCGGAGCCGAGAGCGGCACGAGGATTACTACCGTGAGCGCAGTCGCGATCGTGAGAGACACCGGGACCGGGACCGGGACCGCGAGAGGGACAGAGACCGCGAGAGGGAGTACCGCCACCGTTAA
- the LOC111843115 gene encoding cleavage and polyadenylation specificity factor subunit 6 isoform X2 — protein sequence MADGVDHIDIYADVEEEFNQESDYNVHEQIDLYDDVISPSANNGDAPEDRDYMDSLPPPVGGDGGKGAPSNVVYTYTGKRVALYIGNLTWWTTDEDLTEGIRSLGVNDVLEIKFFENRANGQSKGFALVCVGSEASSRKLLELLPKRELHGQNPLVTPCNKQSLSQFEMQSRKSTGTQSGQMSGEGKAGPPGGGPRGGFPLGRGRGRFPGPAGPPGDRFPGPIGHGGPPLHFPGLPGPPRPPSGPPGPPGPPGPPLPGQGLPPPVSGPPNRGDRPMPPVLFPGQFGQPPLGPLPPGPPPPVPGYGPPPGPPPPQQGPPPPGPYPPRPPGPIGPPLGLAPPPHMGGPPPGGPPPAPHVNPAFFPPPGNGAMPSSDNRGPPPNDPYGRPPPYDRGDFGPGGREMDTARAPLSDAEFEEIMNRNRAISSSAISRAVSDASAADYGSAIETLVTAISLIKQSKVSADDRCKVLISSLQDCLHGIESKSYGSASRRERSRERDHSRSREKSRRHKSRSRERHEDYYRERSRDRERHRDRDRDRERDRDREREYRHR from the exons ATGGCGGACGGCGTAGACCATATCGACATCTACGCCGATGTGGAAGAGGAGTTTAACCAG GAGTCCGACTACAACGTCCATGAGCAGATAGACCTGTACGATGATGTCATCTCACCCTCCGCCAACAACGGCGATGCCCCAGAAGACCGAGACTACATGGACAGCCTCCCCCCACCTGTAGGTGGCGATGGAGGCAAAGGGGCTCCATCCAATGTGGTCTACACCTACACTGGGAAGCGCGTCGCCCTATACATTGGCAACCTGACCTGG TGGACGACAGATGAGGACCTGACTGAAGGAATTCGCTCGTTGGGCGTGAATGACGTGCTGGAGATCAAGTTCTTTGAAAACCGTGCGAACGGCCAGTCAAAAGG GTTTGCCCTAGTCTGCGTGGGCTCTGAGGCCTCCTCCAGGAAGCTGCTGGAGCTCCTCCCCAAACGGGAGCTTCACGGCCAGAACCCCCTGGTCACGCCATGCAACAAGCAGTCGCTCAGCCAGTTCGAGATGCAGTCCAGAAAAA GTACAGGCACGCAGTCGGGACAGATGTCCGGAGAGGGCAAGGCGGGTCCCCCAGGTGGCGGACCACGCGGTGGGTTCCCCCTGGGTCGTGGCAGGGGACGCTTCCccggcccggccgggcccccTGGAGACCGCTTTCCAGGGCCCATCGGACATGGGGGCCCCCCTCTCCATTTCCCAG gTCTGCCGGGTCCCCCGCGGCCCCCAAGTGGCCCCCCGGGGCCTCCTGGGCCTCCTGGGCCCCCACTTCCTGGACAGGGCCTCCCACCTCCTGTGTCTGGCCCCCCAAACCGGGGCGACCGCCCCATGCCCCCAGTCCTGTTCCCGGGCCAGTTTGGCCAGCCCCCTTTAGGTCCTCTTCCTCCAGGCCCCCCACCTCCTGTCCCCGGCTATGGGCCACCTCCAggtcccccccctccacagcaGGGCCCGCCTCCCCCAGGACCCTACCCTCCACGGCCCCCTGGCCCCATCGGCCCACCCCTCGGGCtggcccccccaccacacatGGGTGGTCCTCCCCCCGGcggcccccccccagcccctcacGTGAACCCGGCATTCTTCCCTCCACCCGGAAACGGTGCCATGCCGTCATCTGACAATCGCGGGCCCCCCCCTAATGACCCCTATGGCCGCCCCCCACCATACGACAGAGGAGACTTCGGCCCCGGTGGCAG GGAGATGGACACAGCTCGAGCTCCCCTGAGCGACGCCGAGTTTGAGGAGATCATGAACCGCAACCGGGCCATCTCCAGCAGCGCCATCTCCAGGGCGGTATCGGACGCCAGCGCAG CTGATTACGGCAGCGCCATCGAGACGCTGGTCACGGCCATCTCCCTCATCAAGCAGTCCAAGGTGTCGGCAGACGATCGCTGCAAAGTGCTCATCAGCTCCCTGCAGGACTGCTTGCACGGCATCGAGTCCAAGTCCTATGGTTCTGCTTCTAG ACGGGAGAGGTCTAGGGAGAGGGACCACAGCCGCTCACGGGAGAAGAGCCGCCGGCACAAGTCGCGGAGCCGAGAGCGGCACGAGGATTACTACCGTGAGCGCAGTCGCGATCGTGAGAGACACCGGGACCGGGACCGGGACCGCGAGAGGGACAGAGACCGCGAGAGGGAGTACCGCCACCGTTAA
- the LOC111843115 gene encoding cleavage and polyadenylation specificity factor subunit 6 isoform X3 — MADGVDHIDIYADVEEEFNQESDYNVHEQIDLYDDVISPSANNGDAPEDRDYMDSLPPPVGGDGGKGAPSNVVYTYTGKRVALYIGNLTWWTTDEDLTEGIRSLGVNDVLEIKFFENRANGQSKGFALVCVGSEASSRKLLELLPKRELHGQNPLVTPCNKQSLSQFEMQSRKSTQSGQMSGEGKAGPPGGGPRGGFPLGRGRGRFPGPAGPPGDRFPGPIGHGGPPLHFPGLPGPPRPPSGPPGPPGPPGPPLPGQGLPPPVSGPPNRGDRPMPPVLFPGQFGQPPLGPLPPGPPPPVPGYGPPPGPPPPQQGPPPPGPYPPRPPGPIGPPLGLAPPPHMGGPPPGGPPPAPHVNPAFFPPPGNGAMPSSDNRGPPPNDPYGRPPPYDRGDFGPGGREMDTARAPLSDAEFEEIMNRNRAISSSAISRAVSDASAADYGSAIETLVTAISLIKQSKVSADDRCKVLISSLQDCLHGIESKSYGSASRRRERSRERDHSRSREKSRRHKSRSRERHEDYYRERSRDRERHRDRDRDRERDRDREREYRHR; from the exons ATGGCGGACGGCGTAGACCATATCGACATCTACGCCGATGTGGAAGAGGAGTTTAACCAG GAGTCCGACTACAACGTCCATGAGCAGATAGACCTGTACGATGATGTCATCTCACCCTCCGCCAACAACGGCGATGCCCCAGAAGACCGAGACTACATGGACAGCCTCCCCCCACCTGTAGGTGGCGATGGAGGCAAAGGGGCTCCATCCAATGTGGTCTACACCTACACTGGGAAGCGCGTCGCCCTATACATTGGCAACCTGACCTGG TGGACGACAGATGAGGACCTGACTGAAGGAATTCGCTCGTTGGGCGTGAATGACGTGCTGGAGATCAAGTTCTTTGAAAACCGTGCGAACGGCCAGTCAAAAGG GTTTGCCCTAGTCTGCGTGGGCTCTGAGGCCTCCTCCAGGAAGCTGCTGGAGCTCCTCCCCAAACGGGAGCTTCACGGCCAGAACCCCCTGGTCACGCCATGCAACAAGCAGTCGCTCAGCCAGTTCGAGATGCAGTCCAGAAAAA GCACGCAGTCGGGACAGATGTCCGGAGAGGGCAAGGCGGGTCCCCCAGGTGGCGGACCACGCGGTGGGTTCCCCCTGGGTCGTGGCAGGGGACGCTTCCccggcccggccgggcccccTGGAGACCGCTTTCCAGGGCCCATCGGACATGGGGGCCCCCCTCTCCATTTCCCAG gTCTGCCGGGTCCCCCGCGGCCCCCAAGTGGCCCCCCGGGGCCTCCTGGGCCTCCTGGGCCCCCACTTCCTGGACAGGGCCTCCCACCTCCTGTGTCTGGCCCCCCAAACCGGGGCGACCGCCCCATGCCCCCAGTCCTGTTCCCGGGCCAGTTTGGCCAGCCCCCTTTAGGTCCTCTTCCTCCAGGCCCCCCACCTCCTGTCCCCGGCTATGGGCCACCTCCAggtcccccccctccacagcaGGGCCCGCCTCCCCCAGGACCCTACCCTCCACGGCCCCCTGGCCCCATCGGCCCACCCCTCGGGCtggcccccccaccacacatGGGTGGTCCTCCCCCCGGcggcccccccccagcccctcacGTGAACCCGGCATTCTTCCCTCCACCCGGAAACGGTGCCATGCCGTCATCTGACAATCGCGGGCCCCCCCCTAATGACCCCTATGGCCGCCCCCCACCATACGACAGAGGAGACTTCGGCCCCGGTGGCAG GGAGATGGACACAGCTCGAGCTCCCCTGAGCGACGCCGAGTTTGAGGAGATCATGAACCGCAACCGGGCCATCTCCAGCAGCGCCATCTCCAGGGCGGTATCGGACGCCAGCGCAG CTGATTACGGCAGCGCCATCGAGACGCTGGTCACGGCCATCTCCCTCATCAAGCAGTCCAAGGTGTCGGCAGACGATCGCTGCAAAGTGCTCATCAGCTCCCTGCAGGACTGCTTGCACGGCATCGAGTCCAAGTCCTATGGTTCTGCTTCTAG AAGACGGGAGAGGTCTAGGGAGAGGGACCACAGCCGCTCACGGGAGAAGAGCCGCCGGCACAAGTCGCGGAGCCGAGAGCGGCACGAGGATTACTACCGTGAGCGCAGTCGCGATCGTGAGAGACACCGGGACCGGGACCGGGACCGCGAGAGGGACAGAGACCGCGAGAGGGAGTACCGCCACCGTTAA
- the LOC111843115 gene encoding cleavage and polyadenylation specificity factor subunit 6 isoform X4, producing the protein MADGVDHIDIYADVEEEFNQESDYNVHEQIDLYDDVISPSANNGDAPEDRDYMDSLPPPVGGDGGKGAPSNVVYTYTGKRVALYIGNLTWWTTDEDLTEGIRSLGVNDVLEIKFFENRANGQSKGFALVCVGSEASSRKLLELLPKRELHGQNPLVTPCNKQSLSQFEMQSRKSTQSGQMSGEGKAGPPGGGPRGGFPLGRGRGRFPGPAGPPGDRFPGPIGHGGPPLHFPGLPGPPRPPSGPPGPPGPPGPPLPGQGLPPPVSGPPNRGDRPMPPVLFPGQFGQPPLGPLPPGPPPPVPGYGPPPGPPPPQQGPPPPGPYPPRPPGPIGPPLGLAPPPHMGGPPPGGPPPAPHVNPAFFPPPGNGAMPSSDNRGPPPNDPYGRPPPYDRGDFGPGGREMDTARAPLSDAEFEEIMNRNRAISSSAISRAVSDASAADYGSAIETLVTAISLIKQSKVSADDRCKVLISSLQDCLHGIESKSYGSASRRERSRERDHSRSREKSRRHKSRSRERHEDYYRERSRDRERHRDRDRDRERDRDREREYRHR; encoded by the exons ATGGCGGACGGCGTAGACCATATCGACATCTACGCCGATGTGGAAGAGGAGTTTAACCAG GAGTCCGACTACAACGTCCATGAGCAGATAGACCTGTACGATGATGTCATCTCACCCTCCGCCAACAACGGCGATGCCCCAGAAGACCGAGACTACATGGACAGCCTCCCCCCACCTGTAGGTGGCGATGGAGGCAAAGGGGCTCCATCCAATGTGGTCTACACCTACACTGGGAAGCGCGTCGCCCTATACATTGGCAACCTGACCTGG TGGACGACAGATGAGGACCTGACTGAAGGAATTCGCTCGTTGGGCGTGAATGACGTGCTGGAGATCAAGTTCTTTGAAAACCGTGCGAACGGCCAGTCAAAAGG GTTTGCCCTAGTCTGCGTGGGCTCTGAGGCCTCCTCCAGGAAGCTGCTGGAGCTCCTCCCCAAACGGGAGCTTCACGGCCAGAACCCCCTGGTCACGCCATGCAACAAGCAGTCGCTCAGCCAGTTCGAGATGCAGTCCAGAAAAA GCACGCAGTCGGGACAGATGTCCGGAGAGGGCAAGGCGGGTCCCCCAGGTGGCGGACCACGCGGTGGGTTCCCCCTGGGTCGTGGCAGGGGACGCTTCCccggcccggccgggcccccTGGAGACCGCTTTCCAGGGCCCATCGGACATGGGGGCCCCCCTCTCCATTTCCCAG gTCTGCCGGGTCCCCCGCGGCCCCCAAGTGGCCCCCCGGGGCCTCCTGGGCCTCCTGGGCCCCCACTTCCTGGACAGGGCCTCCCACCTCCTGTGTCTGGCCCCCCAAACCGGGGCGACCGCCCCATGCCCCCAGTCCTGTTCCCGGGCCAGTTTGGCCAGCCCCCTTTAGGTCCTCTTCCTCCAGGCCCCCCACCTCCTGTCCCCGGCTATGGGCCACCTCCAggtcccccccctccacagcaGGGCCCGCCTCCCCCAGGACCCTACCCTCCACGGCCCCCTGGCCCCATCGGCCCACCCCTCGGGCtggcccccccaccacacatGGGTGGTCCTCCCCCCGGcggcccccccccagcccctcacGTGAACCCGGCATTCTTCCCTCCACCCGGAAACGGTGCCATGCCGTCATCTGACAATCGCGGGCCCCCCCCTAATGACCCCTATGGCCGCCCCCCACCATACGACAGAGGAGACTTCGGCCCCGGTGGCAG GGAGATGGACACAGCTCGAGCTCCCCTGAGCGACGCCGAGTTTGAGGAGATCATGAACCGCAACCGGGCCATCTCCAGCAGCGCCATCTCCAGGGCGGTATCGGACGCCAGCGCAG CTGATTACGGCAGCGCCATCGAGACGCTGGTCACGGCCATCTCCCTCATCAAGCAGTCCAAGGTGTCGGCAGACGATCGCTGCAAAGTGCTCATCAGCTCCCTGCAGGACTGCTTGCACGGCATCGAGTCCAAGTCCTATGGTTCTGCTTCTAG ACGGGAGAGGTCTAGGGAGAGGGACCACAGCCGCTCACGGGAGAAGAGCCGCCGGCACAAGTCGCGGAGCCGAGAGCGGCACGAGGATTACTACCGTGAGCGCAGTCGCGATCGTGAGAGACACCGGGACCGGGACCGGGACCGCGAGAGGGACAGAGACCGCGAGAGGGAGTACCGCCACCGTTAA